Proteins found in one Ptychodera flava strain L36383 chromosome 3, AS_Pfla_20210202, whole genome shotgun sequence genomic segment:
- the LOC139129576 gene encoding astrocytic phosphoprotein PEA-15-like: MADDYSELLQKLSDNISDMELKALVAACSDTIAAEDKERIKEHKDLFRHLEKVSKLGKDNFNYLEHALEKICRPDLVTQMLEYREKVTGIKEIKQENISGPARKYKGTDDTTNLEDSFAKITLAPPPSKLDVHKKS; encoded by the exons ATGGCTGATGATTACAGTGAACTTTTGCAGAAGTTAAGTGACAATATATCAGACATGGAGTTGAAAGCCCTGGTGGCAGCCTGCTCTGATACCATCGCCGCCGAGGATAAAGAAAGAATTAAGGAACACAAAGATTTGTTTAGACACTTAGAAAAAGTTTCAAAACTAGGAAAAG ATAACTTTAACTACTTGGAGCATGCTCTCGAGAAGATCTGCAGACCAGACCTCGTGACACAAATGCTTGAATATCGTGAGAAAGTCACTGGAATCAAAGAAATCAAACAAGAGAATATATCAGGACCAGCAAGGAAATACAaag GTACAGACGACACTACAAACCTGGAGGACAGCTTTGCtaaaattacgttggcacctcCTCCCTCTAAGCTTGACGTTCACAAGAAATCGTAG